In a single window of the Nicotiana tomentosiformis chromosome 10, ASM39032v3, whole genome shotgun sequence genome:
- the LOC104092440 gene encoding uncharacterized protein, which produces MKLESAPQFHPLVAKAATISLSSFGQGPFSFDSFSRNWNSHKKNLESSKKEQDNSSKHETRGNEWLETGNCPIAKSYRAVCRVLPFVATTFPLPRGVKLKCPRAVVAVRAALARTAFVKTLRPQPLASKMLVIGALGVAANIPLGIWREHTEKFSLSWFTAVHAAVPFIAMLRKSVVMPKTAMALTIAASILGQVIGSRAERLRIEAKAESRKLMAKNC; this is translated from the coding sequence ATGAAATTAGAGTCTGCCCCTCAATTTCATCCTTTAGTTGCTAAAGCTGCAACCATAAGTTTATCATCATTCGGACAAGGTCCTTTTAGTTTCGATTCTTTCTCTCGAAACTGGAATTCACACAAGAAAAACCTCGAATCATCAAAAAAGGAACAGGACAATTCCTCTAAACACGAGACAAGGGGAAATGAATGGTTGGAGACAGGGAACTGTCCTATTGCCAAATCTTATAGAGCTGTGTGCCGTGTCCTCCCATTTGTAGCAACAACTTTCCCGCTGCCTCGTGGAGTGAAGCTTAAATGCCCGCGGGCAGTTGTTGCAGTCAGGGCAGCCCTTGCCCGGACTGCCTTTGTTAAGACGTTGCGGCCACAACCACTGGCTTCAAAGATGCTTGTCATTGGAGCCTTGGGCGTGGCCGCTAATATTCCACTAGGAATATGGAGAGAGCACACTGAAAAGTTCTCACTATCATGGTTTACAGCAGTTCATGCCGCTGTTCCCTTTATCGCCATGCTAAGGAAGTCGGTTGTCATGCCCAAAACAGCTATGGCATTAACTATTGCTGCTTCTATCTTGGGGCAGGTCATTGGCTCAAGAGCAGAGCGACTTCGAATTGAAGCAAAAGCTGAGAGTCGTAAATTGATGGCGAAGAATTGCTAA